TTAACATCTGATATCAACTCGAATCATTCCTCAAGACGAAAGAACATGAATATGACGCGAGAAGACATTATCAAGAAATTCCAGAAATTGAATCCATGGAAACGAGGTGAAGAAAGGGCAGTACACAAGCCGCTTCTTGTATTGTATGCGATGGGGAAATTGTTGGGCGGTGAAGATTGTACAGGTAGATTCACATCATACGTAGATATAGAAACACATCTCCCAGACTTACTACGGGAATTTGGACCGTGGCGTGAGAAATATAATCCAGCAGACCCGTTTTGGCGTTTGCAAAATGACGAAGTTTGGGAGGTTACTAATGCCGATAAAATCTATGTTCACCAAGGTAATGCCTCTATAACGGATCTGAGGGAATATGAAACATCTGGTGGTTTTCCAGAAGAAATCGCCGATCAGCTTCAAAATGATTTCGGTTTAACTTTTGAAATAATAGGTCGCTTATTAGCCTCGCATTTTCCGGTCACATATCATGAAGACATTTTACAAGCCGTTGGAATTGAATTATCCTTCAGGATACCTAATCAACCGCGTGACCCCAAGTTCCGACAGAATATTCTGGAAGCCTATAACTACAGATGTGCGATTTGTGGTTTTAACGTGAAATTACGCGATCGTCCCGTAGCATTGGAAGCAGCACATATCAAATGGCGTATGGCAGAAGGTCCTGATAAAGAAGGAAACGGCCTTGCTTTGTGTTCACTACACCATAAACTCTTTGATCGAGGTGCTTTTACATTGTCTAACCAATTGGAAGTACGCGTCTCGGAGCATGTTGATAAAACATCAGTAGGTTTTGAGGAATGGTTAAAGCAATTCGATGGTCGAGAAATTAACTTTTCACCACGGGAACAAATTTATTATCCTAACGAAGATTTTACAGAATGGCACCTAAAAGAGGTGTTTAAAGGGAATTATAACGAATCATCATGGTAACGTTTCAATCCGGATTAATCCTGTATAATTAACATAAATACAACAGGAACCAATGAAGACCAACTTTTACCATTACAAAATAGCAAGGGAGACGTAAGCAGAAAAATCCTACTAGATCACAATCCGTCTGGTGGGTTTCACGAATGCATTACTGAACAACTTCAAAGCGATGATACATTGTCCCGCGAAATAATCCACTATGTCCTAGATAAATACTTTCCTGTAAGATGGCATAGGGCATTTTGCAGGCTATTGGTTCTGAAATCCCTAATATCCCTTAACACCAAATAGTATACTACATCACTTTAAGCATAGGAACGTTTTATAATGAATAATTCTGGATTACAAAGTGTTATTGATGAAGGACTAGTAGTCTGTCACAATTATCTTGATAGTTGATCTAAAATCTGGTATCCTTAGG
This DNA window, taken from Candidatus Poribacteria bacterium, encodes the following:
- a CDS encoding HNH endonuclease; the encoded protein is MNMTREDIIKKFQKLNPWKRGEERAVHKPLLVLYAMGKLLGGEDCTGRFTSYVDIETHLPDLLREFGPWREKYNPADPFWRLQNDEVWEVTNADKIYVHQGNASITDLREYETSGGFPEEIADQLQNDFGLTFEIIGRLLASHFPVTYHEDILQAVGIELSFRIPNQPRDPKFRQNILEAYNYRCAICGFNVKLRDRPVALEAAHIKWRMAEGPDKEGNGLALCSLHHKLFDRGAFTLSNQLEVRVSEHVDKTSVGFEEWLKQFDGREINFSPREQIYYPNEDFTEWHLKEVFKGNYNESSW